A single Corvus hawaiiensis isolate bCorHaw1 chromosome 26, bCorHaw1.pri.cur, whole genome shotgun sequence DNA region contains:
- the THUMPD2 gene encoding THUMP domain-containing protein 2 isoform X3, with the protein MSSAEPGRFFCTAGRGLEPFLAREVRARLGATEVDCVTGKVFFRAAAGPGELRKLRSGERLFLLLKKHSPLPVSRNKGKMLHEIKSLVIEEPEYWLDIISLWRKLSGHEGKTDDFSQENTLALKRKSEEETNTASKRQKTGQVRAIVSKECQVEAGERCVAPERVRGQEYWIESKTSSEFPSKGSGENPTADEKLSFSFRVSCRCSGAIAKILTSQEIGRAIGVALVKQCGWRADLRDPDIEIFVHLNDIHSVVGIPLFRLPLANREYIRTAGLRSTVAWAMASLAEISAGALVLDPMCGLGTILLEAAKEWPEACYWGADISDSQLEGADGNIRTAGLMDKIELLKASVKALPLPSESFDSVISDIPFGKKFKITNDAQLLPDILQEMERVLRVGGTVVLLLSQDLRKRMDGLTKCAGSDSPEATADGDSEAAPAKSRSVDGNSSSLAHGVGESFLSSRHFGSLVPDGVYAVSLGKMDAFIHKYRKVSAAGKWELSGTVLKGT; encoded by the exons ATGTCGTCGGCGGAGCCCGGGCGGTTCTTCTGCACGGCGGGCCGCGGGCTGGAGCCCTTCCTCGCGCGGGAGGTGCGAGCGCGGCTCGGCGCcacggag GTGGACTGCGTCACGGGGAAAGTGTTCTTcagggcggcggcggggccgggcgagCTGAGGAAGCTGCGGTCGGGGGAGCgtctgttcctgctgctgaagAAGCACAGCCCGCTGCCGGTGTCCAGGAACAAAG ggAAAATGCTGCACGAGATTAAAAGCCTTGTCATTGAGGAACCAGAATACTGGCTGGATATTATCTCTCTTTGGAGAAAGCTTAGTGGACACGAGGGGAAAACAGATGATTTCTCTCAAGAAAACACATTGGCTCTGAAGAGAAAgtcagaagaagaaacaaatactGCAAGTAAAAGGCAGAAAACGGGACAAGTGAGAGCAATTGTATCTAAGGAGTGTCAGGTGGAAGCTGGAGAGAGGTGTGTGGCACCAGAGAGAGTGAGAGGTCAGGAGTACTGGATTGAGAGCAAGACTTCTTCAGAATTCCCTTCCAAAGGCAGTGGAGAGAATCCTACTGCAGATGAGAAGCTTAGCTTCAGTTTCAGAGTGTCTTGTCGTTGCAGTGGAGCGATTGCCAAAATACTTACTTCACAG GAGATTGGAAGAGCCATTGGCGTAGCACTTGTGAAGCAGTGCGGGTGGCGTGCTGATCTACGGGACCCTGACATAGAG atCTTTGTACATCTTAATGACATTCACTCTGTGGTGGGGATTCCTCTTTTCAG GCTTCCATTGGCAAACAGAGAGTATATCAGAACAGCAGGACTACGGTCAACAGTCGCATGGGCCATGGCATCTCTGGCTGAAATAAGT GCTGGTGCCCTTGTACTGGATCCCATGTGTGGACTAGGAACGatactgctggaggctgccaaagAGTGGCCT GAAGCCTGTTACTGGGGTGCTGATATAAGTGATTCACAGCTAGAGGGTGCAGATGGGAATATTAGAACTGCAGGCTTAATGGATAAGATTGAGTTGCTTAAAGCTTCTGTGAAAG CATTGCCATTGCCTTCAGAAAGCTTTGACAGTGTTATTTCGGATATTCCATTTGGGAAGAAGTTCAAGATCACGAATGATGCCCAGCTCCTACCAGATATTCTCCAGGAGATGGAGAG AGTGCTTCGTGTTGGAGGGACTGTTGTATTGTTGCTGAGCCAGGATCTCCGTAAGCGCATGGATGGTTTGACCAAGTGTGCTGGAAGTGACTCTCCTGAGGCCACTGCTGATGGCGACAGCGAAGCAGCCCCTGCAAAATCCCGAAGTGTTGATGGGAATTCTTCCTCCTTGGCACATGGTGTTGGAGAATCCTTCCTCAGCAGCAGACATTTCGGGTCTCTGGTGCCAGATGGTGTCTATGCAGTTAGTCTTGGGAAGATGGATGCTTTCATACACAAGTACAGGAAGGTGTCTGCTGCTGGGAAGTGGGAGCTGTCTGGCACTGTGCTCAAGGGAACTTGA
- the THUMPD2 gene encoding THUMP domain-containing protein 2 isoform X4 produces MLHEIKSLVIEEPEYWLDIISLWRKLSGHEGKTDDFSQENTLALKRKSEEETNTASKRQKTGQVRAIVSKECQVEAGERCVAPERVRGQEYWIESKTSSEFPSKGSGENPTADEKLSFSFRVSCRCSGAIAKILTSQEIGRAIGVALVKQCGWRADLRDPDIEIFVHLNDIHSVVGIPLFRLPLANREYIRTAGLRSTVAWAMASLAEISAGALVLDPMCGLGTILLEAAKEWPEACYWGADISDSQLEGADGNIRTAGLMDKIELLKASVKALPLPSESFDSVISDIPFGKKFKITNDAQLLPDILQEMERWHLKCQQCCVPHRQRDARKDQHLTVIFPVAARVLRVGGTVVLLLSQDLRKRMDGLTKCAGSDSPEATADGDSEAAPAKSRSVDGNSSSLAHGVGESFLSSRHFGSLVPDGVYAVSLGKMDAFIHKYRKVSAAGKWELSGTVLKGT; encoded by the exons ATGCTGCACGAGATTAAAAGCCTTGTCATTGAGGAACCAGAATACTGGCTGGATATTATCTCTCTTTGGAGAAAGCTTAGTGGACACGAGGGGAAAACAGATGATTTCTCTCAAGAAAACACATTGGCTCTGAAGAGAAAgtcagaagaagaaacaaatactGCAAGTAAAAGGCAGAAAACGGGACAAGTGAGAGCAATTGTATCTAAGGAGTGTCAGGTGGAAGCTGGAGAGAGGTGTGTGGCACCAGAGAGAGTGAGAGGTCAGGAGTACTGGATTGAGAGCAAGACTTCTTCAGAATTCCCTTCCAAAGGCAGTGGAGAGAATCCTACTGCAGATGAGAAGCTTAGCTTCAGTTTCAGAGTGTCTTGTCGTTGCAGTGGAGCGATTGCCAAAATACTTACTTCACAG GAGATTGGAAGAGCCATTGGCGTAGCACTTGTGAAGCAGTGCGGGTGGCGTGCTGATCTACGGGACCCTGACATAGAG atCTTTGTACATCTTAATGACATTCACTCTGTGGTGGGGATTCCTCTTTTCAG GCTTCCATTGGCAAACAGAGAGTATATCAGAACAGCAGGACTACGGTCAACAGTCGCATGGGCCATGGCATCTCTGGCTGAAATAAGT GCTGGTGCCCTTGTACTGGATCCCATGTGTGGACTAGGAACGatactgctggaggctgccaaagAGTGGCCT GAAGCCTGTTACTGGGGTGCTGATATAAGTGATTCACAGCTAGAGGGTGCAGATGGGAATATTAGAACTGCAGGCTTAATGGATAAGATTGAGTTGCTTAAAGCTTCTGTGAAAG CATTGCCATTGCCTTCAGAAAGCTTTGACAGTGTTATTTCGGATATTCCATTTGGGAAGAAGTTCAAGATCACGAATGATGCCCAGCTCCTACCAGATATTCTCCAGGAGATGGAGAG GTGGCATCTGAAGTGTCAGCAGTGTTGTGTTCCACACAGGCAAAGGGATGCCAGGAAGGATCAACACCTAACCGTTATTTTTCCTGTGGCTGCCAGAGTGCTTCGTGTTGGAGGGACTGTTGTATTGTTGCTGAGCCAGGATCTCCGTAAGCGCATGGATGGTTTGACCAAGTGTGCTGGAAGTGACTCTCCTGAGGCCACTGCTGATGGCGACAGCGAAGCAGCCCCTGCAAAATCCCGAAGTGTTGATGGGAATTCTTCCTCCTTGGCACATGGTGTTGGAGAATCCTTCCTCAGCAGCAGACATTTCGGGTCTCTGGTGCCAGATGGTGTCTATGCAGTTAGTCTTGGGAAGATGGATGCTTTCATACACAAGTACAGGAAGGTGTCTGCTGCTGGGAAGTGGGAGCTGTCTGGCACTGTGCTCAAGGGAACTTGA
- the THUMPD2 gene encoding THUMP domain-containing protein 2 isoform X1 — protein MSSAEPGRFFCTAGRGLEPFLAREVRARLGATEVDCVTGKVFFRAAAGPGELRKLRSGERLFLLLKKHSPLPVSRNKGKMLHEIKSLVIEEPEYWLDIISLWRKLSGHEGKTDDFSQENTLALKRKSEEETNTASKRQKTGQVRAIVSKECQVEAGERCVAPERVRGQEYWIESKTSSEFPSKGSGENPTADEKLSFSFRVSCRCSGAIAKILTSQEIGRAIGVALVKQCGWRADLRDPDIEIFVHLNDIHSVVGIPLFRLPLANREYIRTAGLRSTVAWAMASLAEISAGALVLDPMCGLGTILLEAAKEWPEACYWGADISDSQLEGADGNIRTAGLMDKIELLKASVKALPLPSESFDSVISDIPFGKKFKITNDAQLLPDILQEMERWHLKCQQCCVPHRQRDARKDQHLTVIFPVAARVLRVGGTVVLLLSQDLRKRMDGLTKCAGSDSPEATADGDSEAAPAKSRSVDGNSSSLAHGVGESFLSSRHFGSLVPDGVYAVSLGKMDAFIHKYRKVSAAGKWELSGTVLKGT, from the exons ATGTCGTCGGCGGAGCCCGGGCGGTTCTTCTGCACGGCGGGCCGCGGGCTGGAGCCCTTCCTCGCGCGGGAGGTGCGAGCGCGGCTCGGCGCcacggag GTGGACTGCGTCACGGGGAAAGTGTTCTTcagggcggcggcggggccgggcgagCTGAGGAAGCTGCGGTCGGGGGAGCgtctgttcctgctgctgaagAAGCACAGCCCGCTGCCGGTGTCCAGGAACAAAG ggAAAATGCTGCACGAGATTAAAAGCCTTGTCATTGAGGAACCAGAATACTGGCTGGATATTATCTCTCTTTGGAGAAAGCTTAGTGGACACGAGGGGAAAACAGATGATTTCTCTCAAGAAAACACATTGGCTCTGAAGAGAAAgtcagaagaagaaacaaatactGCAAGTAAAAGGCAGAAAACGGGACAAGTGAGAGCAATTGTATCTAAGGAGTGTCAGGTGGAAGCTGGAGAGAGGTGTGTGGCACCAGAGAGAGTGAGAGGTCAGGAGTACTGGATTGAGAGCAAGACTTCTTCAGAATTCCCTTCCAAAGGCAGTGGAGAGAATCCTACTGCAGATGAGAAGCTTAGCTTCAGTTTCAGAGTGTCTTGTCGTTGCAGTGGAGCGATTGCCAAAATACTTACTTCACAG GAGATTGGAAGAGCCATTGGCGTAGCACTTGTGAAGCAGTGCGGGTGGCGTGCTGATCTACGGGACCCTGACATAGAG atCTTTGTACATCTTAATGACATTCACTCTGTGGTGGGGATTCCTCTTTTCAG GCTTCCATTGGCAAACAGAGAGTATATCAGAACAGCAGGACTACGGTCAACAGTCGCATGGGCCATGGCATCTCTGGCTGAAATAAGT GCTGGTGCCCTTGTACTGGATCCCATGTGTGGACTAGGAACGatactgctggaggctgccaaagAGTGGCCT GAAGCCTGTTACTGGGGTGCTGATATAAGTGATTCACAGCTAGAGGGTGCAGATGGGAATATTAGAACTGCAGGCTTAATGGATAAGATTGAGTTGCTTAAAGCTTCTGTGAAAG CATTGCCATTGCCTTCAGAAAGCTTTGACAGTGTTATTTCGGATATTCCATTTGGGAAGAAGTTCAAGATCACGAATGATGCCCAGCTCCTACCAGATATTCTCCAGGAGATGGAGAG GTGGCATCTGAAGTGTCAGCAGTGTTGTGTTCCACACAGGCAAAGGGATGCCAGGAAGGATCAACACCTAACCGTTATTTTTCCTGTGGCTGCCAGAGTGCTTCGTGTTGGAGGGACTGTTGTATTGTTGCTGAGCCAGGATCTCCGTAAGCGCATGGATGGTTTGACCAAGTGTGCTGGAAGTGACTCTCCTGAGGCCACTGCTGATGGCGACAGCGAAGCAGCCCCTGCAAAATCCCGAAGTGTTGATGGGAATTCTTCCTCCTTGGCACATGGTGTTGGAGAATCCTTCCTCAGCAGCAGACATTTCGGGTCTCTGGTGCCAGATGGTGTCTATGCAGTTAGTCTTGGGAAGATGGATGCTTTCATACACAAGTACAGGAAGGTGTCTGCTGCTGGGAAGTGGGAGCTGTCTGGCACTGTGCTCAAGGGAACTTGA
- the THUMPD2 gene encoding THUMP domain-containing protein 2 isoform X5, producing MSSAEPGRFFCTAGRGLEPFLAREVRARLGATEVDCVTGKVFFRAAAGPGELRKLRSGERLFLLLKKHSPLPVSRNKGKMLHEIKSLVIEEPEYWLDIISLWRKLSGHEGKTDDFSQENTLALKRKSEEETNTASKRQKTGQVRAIVSKECQVEAGERCVAPERVRGQEYWIESKTSSEFPSKGSGENPTADEKLSFSFRVSCRCSGAIAKILTSQEIGRAIGVALVKQCGWRADLRDPDIEIFVHLNDIHSVVGIPLFRLPLANREYIRTAGLRSTVAWAMASLAEISAGALVLDPMCGLGTILLEAAKEWPEACYWGADISDSQLEGADGNIRTAGLMDKIELLKASVKALPLPSESFDSVISDIPFGKKFKITNDAQLLPDILQEMESFQIPYKTEDEPQGRIPSHHNPIIPIPSDSSLVRVAKLLTIKLLEARPEQPLSSFVSALT from the exons ATGTCGTCGGCGGAGCCCGGGCGGTTCTTCTGCACGGCGGGCCGCGGGCTGGAGCCCTTCCTCGCGCGGGAGGTGCGAGCGCGGCTCGGCGCcacggag GTGGACTGCGTCACGGGGAAAGTGTTCTTcagggcggcggcggggccgggcgagCTGAGGAAGCTGCGGTCGGGGGAGCgtctgttcctgctgctgaagAAGCACAGCCCGCTGCCGGTGTCCAGGAACAAAG ggAAAATGCTGCACGAGATTAAAAGCCTTGTCATTGAGGAACCAGAATACTGGCTGGATATTATCTCTCTTTGGAGAAAGCTTAGTGGACACGAGGGGAAAACAGATGATTTCTCTCAAGAAAACACATTGGCTCTGAAGAGAAAgtcagaagaagaaacaaatactGCAAGTAAAAGGCAGAAAACGGGACAAGTGAGAGCAATTGTATCTAAGGAGTGTCAGGTGGAAGCTGGAGAGAGGTGTGTGGCACCAGAGAGAGTGAGAGGTCAGGAGTACTGGATTGAGAGCAAGACTTCTTCAGAATTCCCTTCCAAAGGCAGTGGAGAGAATCCTACTGCAGATGAGAAGCTTAGCTTCAGTTTCAGAGTGTCTTGTCGTTGCAGTGGAGCGATTGCCAAAATACTTACTTCACAG GAGATTGGAAGAGCCATTGGCGTAGCACTTGTGAAGCAGTGCGGGTGGCGTGCTGATCTACGGGACCCTGACATAGAG atCTTTGTACATCTTAATGACATTCACTCTGTGGTGGGGATTCCTCTTTTCAG GCTTCCATTGGCAAACAGAGAGTATATCAGAACAGCAGGACTACGGTCAACAGTCGCATGGGCCATGGCATCTCTGGCTGAAATAAGT GCTGGTGCCCTTGTACTGGATCCCATGTGTGGACTAGGAACGatactgctggaggctgccaaagAGTGGCCT GAAGCCTGTTACTGGGGTGCTGATATAAGTGATTCACAGCTAGAGGGTGCAGATGGGAATATTAGAACTGCAGGCTTAATGGATAAGATTGAGTTGCTTAAAGCTTCTGTGAAAG CATTGCCATTGCCTTCAGAAAGCTTTGACAGTGTTATTTCGGATATTCCATTTGGGAAGAAGTTCAAGATCACGAATGATGCCCAGCTCCTACCAGATATTCTCCAGGAGATGGAGAG ttttcaaattccctataaaactgaggacgaGCCTCAGGGgaggatcccatcccatcacaatcccatcattcccatcccatcagATTCCAGCCTTGTTCGGGTTGcgaaacttctaacaataaagctgttagaagccagacctgaacagcctctctcttcctttgtctctgcGCTAACGTGA
- the THUMPD2 gene encoding THUMP domain-containing protein 2 isoform X2, protein MSSAEPGRFFCTAGRGLEPFLAREVRARLGATEVDCVTGKVFFRAAAGPGELRKLRSGERLFLLLKKHSPLPVSRNKGKMLHEIKSLVIEEPEYWLDIISLWRKLSGHEGKTDDFSQENTLALKRKSEEETNTASKRQKTGQVRAIVSKECQVEAGERCVAPERVRGQEYWIESKTSSEFPSKGSGENPTADEKLSFSFRVSCRCSGAIAKILTSQEIGRAIGVALVKQCGWRADLRDPDIEIFVHLNDIHSVVGIPLFRLPLANREYIRTAGLRSTVAWAMASLAEISAGALVLDPMCGLGTILLEAAKEWPEACYWGADISDSQLEGADGNIRTAGLMDKIELLKASVKALPLPSESFDSVISDIPFGKKFKITNDAQLLPDILQEMERQRDARKDQHLTVIFPVAARVLRVGGTVVLLLSQDLRKRMDGLTKCAGSDSPEATADGDSEAAPAKSRSVDGNSSSLAHGVGESFLSSRHFGSLVPDGVYAVSLGKMDAFIHKYRKVSAAGKWELSGTVLKGT, encoded by the exons ATGTCGTCGGCGGAGCCCGGGCGGTTCTTCTGCACGGCGGGCCGCGGGCTGGAGCCCTTCCTCGCGCGGGAGGTGCGAGCGCGGCTCGGCGCcacggag GTGGACTGCGTCACGGGGAAAGTGTTCTTcagggcggcggcggggccgggcgagCTGAGGAAGCTGCGGTCGGGGGAGCgtctgttcctgctgctgaagAAGCACAGCCCGCTGCCGGTGTCCAGGAACAAAG ggAAAATGCTGCACGAGATTAAAAGCCTTGTCATTGAGGAACCAGAATACTGGCTGGATATTATCTCTCTTTGGAGAAAGCTTAGTGGACACGAGGGGAAAACAGATGATTTCTCTCAAGAAAACACATTGGCTCTGAAGAGAAAgtcagaagaagaaacaaatactGCAAGTAAAAGGCAGAAAACGGGACAAGTGAGAGCAATTGTATCTAAGGAGTGTCAGGTGGAAGCTGGAGAGAGGTGTGTGGCACCAGAGAGAGTGAGAGGTCAGGAGTACTGGATTGAGAGCAAGACTTCTTCAGAATTCCCTTCCAAAGGCAGTGGAGAGAATCCTACTGCAGATGAGAAGCTTAGCTTCAGTTTCAGAGTGTCTTGTCGTTGCAGTGGAGCGATTGCCAAAATACTTACTTCACAG GAGATTGGAAGAGCCATTGGCGTAGCACTTGTGAAGCAGTGCGGGTGGCGTGCTGATCTACGGGACCCTGACATAGAG atCTTTGTACATCTTAATGACATTCACTCTGTGGTGGGGATTCCTCTTTTCAG GCTTCCATTGGCAAACAGAGAGTATATCAGAACAGCAGGACTACGGTCAACAGTCGCATGGGCCATGGCATCTCTGGCTGAAATAAGT GCTGGTGCCCTTGTACTGGATCCCATGTGTGGACTAGGAACGatactgctggaggctgccaaagAGTGGCCT GAAGCCTGTTACTGGGGTGCTGATATAAGTGATTCACAGCTAGAGGGTGCAGATGGGAATATTAGAACTGCAGGCTTAATGGATAAGATTGAGTTGCTTAAAGCTTCTGTGAAAG CATTGCCATTGCCTTCAGAAAGCTTTGACAGTGTTATTTCGGATATTCCATTTGGGAAGAAGTTCAAGATCACGAATGATGCCCAGCTCCTACCAGATATTCTCCAGGAGATGGAGAG GCAAAGGGATGCCAGGAAGGATCAACACCTAACCGTTATTTTTCCTGTGGCTGCCAGAGTGCTTCGTGTTGGAGGGACTGTTGTATTGTTGCTGAGCCAGGATCTCCGTAAGCGCATGGATGGTTTGACCAAGTGTGCTGGAAGTGACTCTCCTGAGGCCACTGCTGATGGCGACAGCGAAGCAGCCCCTGCAAAATCCCGAAGTGTTGATGGGAATTCTTCCTCCTTGGCACATGGTGTTGGAGAATCCTTCCTCAGCAGCAGACATTTCGGGTCTCTGGTGCCAGATGGTGTCTATGCAGTTAGTCTTGGGAAGATGGATGCTTTCATACACAAGTACAGGAAGGTGTCTGCTGCTGGGAAGTGGGAGCTGTCTGGCACTGTGCTCAAGGGAACTTGA